The window TTGTATTCGATCCATTGGCAAACATTGGTAATGTAATTTGATCAGTTAAGTCGACTAAATTCCCAGCTGTTCCCGGAGTAGATAATTGAAGTTCTGTTCCATTTAAAAATAAATCTTGAAGCTCGTTTGTTGAATCATTATCATTGTCAATTACAGAAATTACGACAGGTGTTCCATCTTCATTTAAATAAGTGTAAGTTAAATCGCCGTTATTTATTATGGTTGTTAGTGTTTCTAAATTTGAAGCATCGATTATTGTTGGATTACCATCTTCATCCGTATAGGTTAATGTACCGTCATTATTATCCACGATAGTGGTTAGAGCTTCAAGATTTGCAATGATTGCAGTAAGATTTAGATTGGTTACTACACCATCTTCATCAGTGTAATCGATACTTGCATTATCTGTATTAAGAGCGATAGTCGTTAGTGTTTCCAGGTTGGCAATATCTAAAGTTGTCGCAACACCATCTTCATCCGTATAGGTTAATGTACCATCATTATTATCCACGATAGTGGTTAGAGCTTCAAGATTCGCAATGATCGCAGCAAGATTTAGATTGGTTATTACGCCATCTTCGTCAGTGTAATCGATACTTGCATTATCTGTATTAAGAGCAATTGTTGTTAATGTTTCTAGGTTGGCAATATCTAAAGTTGTCGCAATACCGTCTTCATCCGTATAAGTTAATGTACCGTCATTATTATCTACGATAGTGGTTAAAGCTTCAAGGTTTGCAATGATTGCAGTAAGATTAAGATTGGTTACCACGCCATCTTCATCAGTGTAATCGATACTTGCGTTGTTTGTGTTAAGAGCAATACTTGTTAATGTTTCCAAGTTGGCAATATCTAAAGTTGTCGTAACACCATCTTCATCTGTATAGGTTAATGTACCGTCATTATTATCCACGATAGTGGTTAGAGCTTCAAGGTTTGCTATAATTGCTGCGAGATTTAGATTCGTTACTACACCATCTTCATCTGTATAATCGATACTTGCATTATCTATATTAAGAGCAATTGTTGTTAATGTTTCCAGGTTGGCAACATCTAAAGTTGTCGTGACACCATCTTCATTCGTATAGGTTAATGTACCGTCATTATTATCCACGATAGTGGTTAGAGCTTCAAGGTTTGCTATAATTGCTGCGAGATTTAGATTGGTTATTACGCCATCTTCATCAGTGTAATCGATACTTGCATTATCTGTATTAAGAGCAATTGTTGTTAATGTTTCTAGGTTGGCAACATCTAAAGTTGTCGCAACACCATCTTCATCCGTATAGGTTAATGTACCGTCATTATTATCCACGATAGTGGTTAGAGCTTCAAGGTTTGCTATAATTGCAGTAAGATTTAGATTGGTTACCACGCCATCTTCATCAGTGTAATCGATACTTGCGTTATCTGTATTGAGAGCGATAGTCGTTAGTGTTTCCAAGTTGGCAATATCTAAAGTTGTCGCAATACCATCTTCATCCGTATAAGTTAATGTACCGTCATTATTATCCACGATAGTGGTTAGAGCTTCAAGGTTTGCTATAATTGCAGTAAGATTTAGATTGGTTACTACACCATCTTCATCAGTGTAATCGATACTTGCATTATCGGTATTAAGAGCAATTGTTGTTAATGTTTCCAGGTTGGCAACATCTAAAGTTGTCGCAACACCGTCTTCATCCGTATAGGTTAATGTACCGTCATTATTATCCACGATAGTGGTTAGAGCTTCAAGGTTTGCTATAATTGCTGCGAGATTTAGATTCGTTACTACACCATCTTCATCAGTGTAATCGATACTTGCGTTATCTGTATTGAGAGCGATAGTCGTTAGTGTTTCCAAGTTGGCAATATCTAAAGTTGTCGCAATACCATCTTCATCCGTATAAGTTAATGTACCGTCATTATTATCCACGATAGTGGTTAGAGCTTCAAGATTCGCAATGATCGCAGCAAGATTTAGATTGGTTATTACGCCATCTTCATCAGTGTAATCGATACTTGCATTATCGGTATTAAGAGCAATTGTTGTTAATGTTTCCAGGTTGGCAACATCTAAAGTTGTCGCAACACCGTCTTCATCCGTATAGGTTAATGTACCGTCATTATTATCCACGATAGTGGTTAGAGCTTCAAGGTTTGCTATAATTGTAGCAAGATTTAGATTGGTTACCACACCATCTTCGTCAGTATAATCGATACTTGCGTTATCTGTATTGAGAGCGATAGTCGTTAGTGTTTCCAAGTTGGCAACATCTAAAGTTGTCGTGACACCATCTTCATCCGTATAGGTTAATGTTCCATCATTATTATCCACGATAGTGGTTAGTGCTTCAAGGTTTGCTATAATTGCTGCGAGATTTAGATTGGTTATTACGCCATCTTCGTCGGAATAATCGATACTTGCGTTATTAGCATTAAGTACTATAGCGGTTAGTGTTTCAGCGCTGTTTGTGTTAACATTAGTAATAGTACCGTCTTCTGAGGTGTAAGTGAATGTGCCGTCAGTATTGTTTAAAAGCGTAGTGACAGTTTCTAATGCAGAAACATCTAAAATTATTGGTGTCCCATTGCCATTGTCAAAAGTAAAAGTTCCATCTCCATTATCAATTAGAGCAGATTTAGATATTATGGTTATTGCTCCATCTTCACTGACATAGCTAATTGAGCCATCATTGTTATCCACAAGAGCTGTTATCGTTTCACTCGACATAACATCAATAC is drawn from Psychroserpens sp. NJDZ02 and contains these coding sequences:
- a CDS encoding beta strand repeat-containing protein; this translates as MKKFLAILTLLLSANLFAQVKIGDNPQTIDQNSILELESSEKVLVVTRISGAEMNAITPLNGAVVYNTDVNCLFQYNNNSWTSLCIDVMSSETITALVDNNDGSISYVSEDGAITIISKSALIDNGDGTFTFDNGNGTPIILDVSALETVTTLLNNTDGTFTYTSEDGTITNVNTNSAETLTAIVLNANNASIDYSDEDGVITNLNLAAIIANLEALTTIVDNNDGTLTYTDEDGVTTTLDVANLETLTTIALNTDNASIDYTDEDGVVTNLNLATIIANLEALTTIVDNNDGTLTYTDEDGVATTLDVANLETLTTIALNTDNASIDYTDEDGVITNLNLAAIIANLEALTTIVDNNDGTLTYTDEDGIATTLDIANLETLTTIALNTDNASIDYTDEDGVVTNLNLAAIIANLEALTTIVDNNDGTLTYTDEDGVATTLDVANLETLTTIALNTDNASIDYTDEDGVVTNLNLTAIIANLEALTTIVDNNDGTLTYTDEDGIATTLDIANLETLTTIALNTDNASIDYTDEDGVVTNLNLTAIIANLEALTTIVDNNDGTLTYTDEDGVATTLDVANLETLTTIALNTDNASIDYTDEDGVITNLNLAAIIANLEALTTIVDNNDGTLTYTNEDGVTTTLDVANLETLTTIALNIDNASIDYTDEDGVVTNLNLAAIIANLEALTTIVDNNDGTLTYTDEDGVTTTLDIANLETLTSIALNTNNASIDYTDEDGVVTNLNLTAIIANLEALTTIVDNNDGTLTYTDEDGIATTLDIANLETLTTIALNTDNASIDYTDEDGVITNLNLAAIIANLEALTTIVDNNDGTLTYTDEDGVATTLDIANLETLTTIALNTDNASIDYTDEDGVVTNLNLTAIIANLEALTTIVDNNDGTLTYTDEDGNPTIIDASNLETLTTIINNGDLTYTYLNEDGTPVVISVIDNDNDSTNELQDLFLNGTELQLSTPGTAGNLVDLTDQITLPMFANGSNTNDEIYWNGTDWVYGTRVATVNLISPDADGNINIPIGNVYTGPTTSTGQIGPNEINGTPQEGDIYVVNSDAPDPAQVGNTYIYDADTMDWIAIDPFNAALYDPRYVNVTGDTMVGNLDMSSNTITSLGTPTGPSDATPKSYIDAIGLVDNGDGSFSLQKPDGTVDSVSKATLTANLDATYTFNNNDGNPITIDISQLETLTTIALNTDNTNINYTDENGIITQLDLTDIVENLETVTTLINNTDGTFTYTSEDGTETTYDETTTNIALNTDDTNIDYTDENGLVTQLNLTDLVDNLETVTSLTFNTTSNQLEYLDENGIANAIDLNSIVHTGTQGSVFFAGADGNPTEDNNQLFWDETNNRMGIGTNTPDNKLQVSGAIRSAGFLNSDGNAGEPAYRFTDDTNTGLYSPAADEIGLTVGGLEAVNIDETSGATTVTINETLDLDGPLLDENDAPGTSGQVLTATATGTEWADAAAETVTTITGNIATGNTIATYQNEDGDTEDINETITTFVQDDTTTTGDPTATGEITYTDEEGTEFKAQVVAAETDNQIEVGANGGAYLGPTVYTGTFIISTEGIVTITGIPFKPSQVTFVANANVESLNIDSDNGTANNDRSIKNSFGTMNGFARNTNGTLIQQVMYTGGHGASINDNSRYASSSNCIGIRYGDYNGSSLGKIEAAFGTFTPDGFTVSVNYTDGVITANNSNSLPSIRPDDIDDEALLVIFTAYK